The following proteins come from a genomic window of Labrus mixtus unplaced genomic scaffold, fLabMix1.1 SCAFFOLD_130, whole genome shotgun sequence:
- the LOC132964701 gene encoding neuropeptide Y receptor type 2-like, with product MEALNATRDDFLPDDDPGKLVYQDFEQIAGADPPALPTLVYEGVDFPEDPIKLLSVQVVLILAYSTIIVLGVLGNSLVIYVIYRFKTLRTVTNFFIANLAVGMFTHTH from the exons ATGGAGGCACTCAACGCCACACGGGACGACTTCCTACCCGATGATGACCCCGGAAAACTTGTGTACCAGGACTTCGAACAGATAGCCGGTGCAGATCCGCCAGCATTGCCTACGTTGGTGTATGAGGGGGTGGATTTTCCAGAGGACCCCATTAAACTGCTGAGTGTTCAG GTCGTGTTGATTCTGGCTTACAGCACCATCATCGTGCTGGGGGTTCTGGGTAATTCTCTGGTCATATACGTCATCTACCGCTTCAAGACGCTTCGCACCGTCACCAACTTTTTCATCGCCAACCTGGCAGTTggtatgtttacacacacacactaa